One Schistosoma mansoni, WGS project CABG00000000 data, chromosome 1 unplaced supercontig 0010, strain Puerto Rico, whole genome shotgun sequence DNA window includes the following coding sequences:
- a CDS encoding 26s proteasome regulatory particle subunit,putative produces MLVDRLEEPNQELHKPALESMCTLIKSSTTSMTSVPKPLKFLMHHYAKIKSFYNTIYNPDTKKLCADVVSVLGMTVTDQPETRYDTLTYRLLGCQSDIGAWGHEYVRHLTNQIVGTWQEKEYDSLMDNPEATKEMKKHREDCLSLVHQIIPYLMEHNAEAEAIDLCIEIEQHHLLEIYTSSLNYTRVCLYLTSCVAYLPTPDNNKVLQYATILYRKFEDLGNAMRCALRLNDMDLIREIFLESGKVKKGSRNYGPAIQRQLAYLLGRQNIVFPDEECLADEDLTEMLWNTRLSEHFLSLGRELDIMDPKLPEDIYKSHLEAVRPTLNAATLDSARANLAASYVNGLVNCGFGKEKLLQETPKEVPWLCKQKEFGKMSTVATLGWVLLWDVDTGLSQLDKYLYSVEDHTRAGGLLGCGVVNCGVKNECDPALALLGSYVDSDKDVLSRAAIIGLGVAYAGSMKAEAVSTLTPVILDTNTAKLQHACLAALSAGLISVGSLDGTVTSTIIQSLLERPASHWSNVFSKFMALGLGLTCLGRQEEVEVILASLEAVSEPMKSMAHMICDFCAYAGSGNVLKIQNLLHILSEKYEEKENTDKASSNTKTKEKKEKSSEARRGGGRGRNRRGGSTRPATTNDHGNGHNTDAPTAMDTTSQANEDTITSKETGVPQPIPMDTSNAEESTPQEDSTFDFHAHQGLAVLGVAIIAMGEEIGLDMAFRMFGHLLRFGELPIKRAVPLALALCYVSNPQLKVLDTLSKFSHDSDAELSHNSIIAMGIVGAGTNNARLAAMLRQLAVYHSRDPYNLFLVRLAQGLTHLGKGTLTLSPWHSDRFLCRPVGLAGLLILLTSCLDMRMTFMSRHDYLIFYITPAIQPRLLMTFDEDLKPSLVTVRVGQAVDVVGQAGRPKTITGFQTHTTPVLLSHGERAELATDEYLPITQLPLEGFILLRKNPEYEETNK; encoded by the exons ATGCTCGTGGACAGACTAGAGGAGCCGAACCAGGAACTACATAAGCCAGCTTTAGAGTCCATGTGTACATTGATAAAGTCCTCTACAACGTCCATGACTTCCGTTCCCAAGCCCCTCAAATTCCTGATGCATCATTATGCCAAAATTAAGTCTTTTTACAACACTATATATAATCCAGATACGAAA AAACTTTGCGCTGATGTCGTATCCGTTCTAGGCATGACTGTAACTGACCAACCTGAAACGCGTTACGATACACTGACTTACAGACTTCTTGGTTGCCAGAGTGACATCGGAGCTTGGGGTCATGAGTATGTTCGTCATCTAACAAATCAAATCGTCGGTACTTGGCAAGAAAAAGAGTACGATTCACTAATGGATAATCCCGAAG CTACAAAGGAAATGAAAAAGCATCGAGAAGACTGCCTCTCTCTTGTTCACCAAATAATTCCCTACCTGATGGAGCACAATGCAGAGGCTGAGGCAATAGACCTTTGTATCGAAATTGAACAACATCATCTTTTAGAAATATATACATCAAGTTTAAACTATACTCGAGTATGTCTGTATCTGACGAGCTGTGTAGCGTATCTACCTACACCAGATAACAATAAG GTACTTCAGTACGCAACTATTTTGTACCGTAAATTTGAAGATTTGGGCAATGCTATGCGTTGTGctttacgtctaaatgacatgGATTTGATCCGCGAAATATTCTTAGAATCTGGGAAAGTTAAAAAAGGTTCTCGTAATTATGGACCAGCTATCCAACGTCAACTTGCCTATCTTCTTGGTCGACAGAACATTGTATTTCCAGATGAGGAATGTTTAGCAGATGAGGACTTGACAGAAATGCTCTGGAATACCAGGTTATCAGAACACTTCTTGTCACTCGGCCGGGAACTAGACATTATGGATCCAAAG TTACCAGAGGATAtttacaaatctcatttggagGCAGTGAGACCAACTTTAAATGCGGCCACTTTAGACTCAGCACGAGCAAATTTAGCTGCGTCATATGTGAATGGACTTGTAAATTGTGGTTTCGGAAAGGAGAAGCTACTACAAGAGACACCTAAAGAAGTCCCATGGTTATGCAAACAGAAAGAATTCG GTAAAATGAGTACTGTGGCTACGCTCGGTTGGGTACTTTTATGGGATGTTGACACGGGGTTGTCGCAACTTGATAAGTATCTTTATTCTGTGGAGGATCATACTCGTGCTGGTGGGCTTTTAGGTTGTGGAGTTGTCAATTGTGGTGTTAAAAATGAATGTGATCCTGCATTAGCTCTCCTTGGATCTTATGTGGATTCTGACAAAGACGTCCTTTCTCGTGCGGCGATCATTGGTCTCGGTGTAGCTTACGCTGGTTCAATGAAAGCAGAAGCTGTAAGCACTCTCACACCTGTTATCCTGGATACTAATACAGCGAAGCTTCAACATGCTTGTTTGGCAGCACTTTCTGCAGGCCTTATCTCAGTTGGTTCACTTGATGGGACCGTCACGTCCACTATCATTCAAAGTTTATTGGAAAGACCCGCAAGTCATTGGAGCAATGTTTTCAGCAAATTTATGGCACTTGGTTTAGGTCTAACGTGTTTAGGCCGACAGGAGGAAGTTGAAGTCATCCTTGCTTCTTTAGAGGCCGTATCTGAACCTATGAAATCAATGGCTCACATGATCTGTGACTTTTGTGCTTATGCCG GCAGTGGGAATGTACTGAAAATTCAAAATTTACTGCATATCCTCTCTGAAAAGtatgaagaaaaagaaaatactgATAAGGCTTCTTCCAATacaaaaacaaaagagaaaaaggaaaagTCAAGTGAAGCTCGTCGTGGAGGGGGTCGTGGAAGAAATCGTCGTGGTGGGTCAACTAGACCTGCTACTACTAATGACCATGGTAACGGACATAATACAGATGCTCCTACAGCTATGGACACTACTAGTCAAGCAAATGAAGACACCATTACCTCAAAAGAGACAGGTGTTCCCCAACCCATACCTATGGATACGTCCAATGCAGAAGAGTCCACACCACAAGAAGACAGTACATTTGATTTTCATGCTCATCAGGGTCTAGCTGTTTTAGGAGTTGCTATAATTGCTATGGGTGAAGAAATTGGCCTAGATATGGCCTTTCGAATGTTTGGCCATCTT TTAAGATTCGGGGAGCTTCCAATTAAAAGAGCTGTCCCACTAGCTCTTGCATTGTGCTACGTATCGAATCCTCAACTAAAAGTATTGGATACTTTAAGCAAGTTTAGTCATGATTCAGATGCAGAGTTATCACACAATTCTATAATTGCAATGGGTATTGTCGGTGCAG GAACAAATAATGCACGTTTAGCTGCTATGTTACGTCAGCTTGCTGTTTATCATAGCCGCGATCCATACAATTTGTTTTTAGTTCGACTCGCTCAAGGCTTAACACATCTTGGAAAAGGGACCCTCACACTGAGTCCTTGGCATTCTGATAGATTCCTGTGCCGTCCAGTTGGATTAGCTGGCCTTCTCATACTGTTAACATCTTGTCTGGATATGAGGATGACATTTATGAGTAGACACGATTACCTGATTTTTTATATTACACCTGCAATTCAACCTCGTCTATTGATGACTTTCGATGAAGACTTGAAACCTTCGCTTGTAACTGTTCGTGTAGGTCAGGCTGTCGATGTTGTTGGTCAGGCAGGAAGGCCGAAAACCATCACAGGATTTCAGACTCATACCACTCCAGTTTTATTATCTCATGGTGAACGTGCGGAACTTGCAACCGATGAATATTTACCTATAACACAGCTTCCTTTAGAGGGTTTCATACTTCTCCGAAAGAATCCTGAATACGaggaaacaaataaataa
- a CDS encoding 26s proteasome regulatory particle subunit,putative, with protein MGTDSSMKAVEEQSGPKKEETSKDDLSEEDRQLQDELNMLVDRLEEPNQELHKPALESMCTLIKSSTTSMTSVPKPLKFLMHHYAKIKSFYNTIYNPDTKKLCADVVSVLGMTVTDQPETRYDTLTYRLLGCQSDIGAWGHEYVRHLTNQIVGTWQEKEYDSLMDNPEATKEMKKHREDCLSLVHQIIPYLMEHNAEAEAIDLCIEIEQHHLLEIYTSSLNYTRVCLYLTSCVAYLPTPDNNKVLQYATILYRKFEDLGNAMRCALRLNDMDLIREIFLESGKVKKGSRNYGPAIQRQLAYLLGRQNIVFPDEECLADEDLTEMLWNTRLSEHFLSLGRELDIMDPKLPEDIYKSHLEAVRPTLNAATLDSARANLAASYVNGLVNCGFGKEKLLQETPKEVPWLCKQKEFGKMSTVATLGWVLLWDVDTGLSQLDKYLYSVEDHTRAGGLLGCGVVNCGVKNECDPALALLGSYVDSDKDVLSRAAIIGLGVAYAGSMKAEAVSTLTPVILDTNTAKLQHACLAALSAGLISVGSLDGTVTSTIIQSLLERPASHWSNVFSKFMALGLGLTCLGRQEEVEVILASLEAVSEPMKSMAHMICDFCAYAGSGNVLKIQNLLHILSEKYEEKENTDKASSNTKTKEKKEKSSEARRGGGRGRNRRGGSTRPATTNDHGNGHNTDAPTAMDTTSQANEDTITSKETGVPQPIPMDTSNAEESTPQEDSTFDFHAHQGLAVLGVAIIAMGEEIGLDMAFRMFGHLLRFGELPIKRAVPLALALCYVSNPQLKVLDTLSKFSHDSDAELSHNSIIAMGIVGAGTNNARLAAMLRQLAVYHSRDPYNLFLVRLAQGLTHLGKGTLTLSPWHSDRFLCRPVGLAGLLILLTSCLDMRMTFMSRHDYLIFYITPAIQPRLLMTFDEDLKPSLVTVRVGQAVDVVGQAGRPKTITGFQTHTTPVLLSHGERAELATDEYLPITQLPLEGFILLRKNPEYEETNK; from the exons ATGGGAACAGACTCATCAATGAAAGCTGTTGAGGAACAGTCTGGTCCAAAAAAGGAGGAGACTTCTAAGGATGATCTG TCTGAGGAAGACAGACAGCTTCAGGATGAGCTAAATATGCTCGTGGACAGACTAGAGGAGCCGAACCAGGAACTACATAAGCCAGCTTTAGAGTCCATGTGTACATTGATAAAGTCCTCTACAACGTCCATGACTTCCGTTCCCAAGCCCCTCAAATTCCTGATGCATCATTATGCCAAAATTAAGTCTTTTTACAACACTATATATAATCCAGATACGAAA AAACTTTGCGCTGATGTCGTATCCGTTCTAGGCATGACTGTAACTGACCAACCTGAAACGCGTTACGATACACTGACTTACAGACTTCTTGGTTGCCAGAGTGACATCGGAGCTTGGGGTCATGAGTATGTTCGTCATCTAACAAATCAAATCGTCGGTACTTGGCAAGAAAAAGAGTACGATTCACTAATGGATAATCCCGAAG CTACAAAGGAAATGAAAAAGCATCGAGAAGACTGCCTCTCTCTTGTTCACCAAATAATTCCCTACCTGATGGAGCACAATGCAGAGGCTGAGGCAATAGACCTTTGTATCGAAATTGAACAACATCATCTTTTAGAAATATATACATCAAGTTTAAACTATACTCGAGTATGTCTGTATCTGACGAGCTGTGTAGCGTATCTACCTACACCAGATAACAATAAG GTACTTCAGTACGCAACTATTTTGTACCGTAAATTTGAAGATTTGGGCAATGCTATGCGTTGTGctttacgtctaaatgacatgGATTTGATCCGCGAAATATTCTTAGAATCTGGGAAAGTTAAAAAAGGTTCTCGTAATTATGGACCAGCTATCCAACGTCAACTTGCCTATCTTCTTGGTCGACAGAACATTGTATTTCCAGATGAGGAATGTTTAGCAGATGAGGACTTGACAGAAATGCTCTGGAATACCAGGTTATCAGAACACTTCTTGTCACTCGGCCGGGAACTAGACATTATGGATCCAAAG TTACCAGAGGATAtttacaaatctcatttggagGCAGTGAGACCAACTTTAAATGCGGCCACTTTAGACTCAGCACGAGCAAATTTAGCTGCGTCATATGTGAATGGACTTGTAAATTGTGGTTTCGGAAAGGAGAAGCTACTACAAGAGACACCTAAAGAAGTCCCATGGTTATGCAAACAGAAAGAATTCG GTAAAATGAGTACTGTGGCTACGCTCGGTTGGGTACTTTTATGGGATGTTGACACGGGGTTGTCGCAACTTGATAAGTATCTTTATTCTGTGGAGGATCATACTCGTGCTGGTGGGCTTTTAGGTTGTGGAGTTGTCAATTGTGGTGTTAAAAATGAATGTGATCCTGCATTAGCTCTCCTTGGATCTTATGTGGATTCTGACAAAGACGTCCTTTCTCGTGCGGCGATCATTGGTCTCGGTGTAGCTTACGCTGGTTCAATGAAAGCAGAAGCTGTAAGCACTCTCACACCTGTTATCCTGGATACTAATACAGCGAAGCTTCAACATGCTTGTTTGGCAGCACTTTCTGCAGGCCTTATCTCAGTTGGTTCACTTGATGGGACCGTCACGTCCACTATCATTCAAAGTTTATTGGAAAGACCCGCAAGTCATTGGAGCAATGTTTTCAGCAAATTTATGGCACTTGGTTTAGGTCTAACGTGTTTAGGCCGACAGGAGGAAGTTGAAGTCATCCTTGCTTCTTTAGAGGCCGTATCTGAACCTATGAAATCAATGGCTCACATGATCTGTGACTTTTGTGCTTATGCCG GCAGTGGGAATGTACTGAAAATTCAAAATTTACTGCATATCCTCTCTGAAAAGtatgaagaaaaagaaaatactgATAAGGCTTCTTCCAATacaaaaacaaaagagaaaaaggaaaagTCAAGTGAAGCTCGTCGTGGAGGGGGTCGTGGAAGAAATCGTCGTGGTGGGTCAACTAGACCTGCTACTACTAATGACCATGGTAACGGACATAATACAGATGCTCCTACAGCTATGGACACTACTAGTCAAGCAAATGAAGACACCATTACCTCAAAAGAGACAGGTGTTCCCCAACCCATACCTATGGATACGTCCAATGCAGAAGAGTCCACACCACAAGAAGACAGTACATTTGATTTTCATGCTCATCAGGGTCTAGCTGTTTTAGGAGTTGCTATAATTGCTATGGGTGAAGAAATTGGCCTAGATATGGCCTTTCGAATGTTTGGCCATCTT TTAAGATTCGGGGAGCTTCCAATTAAAAGAGCTGTCCCACTAGCTCTTGCATTGTGCTACGTATCGAATCCTCAACTAAAAGTATTGGATACTTTAAGCAAGTTTAGTCATGATTCAGATGCAGAGTTATCACACAATTCTATAATTGCAATGGGTATTGTCGGTGCAG GAACAAATAATGCACGTTTAGCTGCTATGTTACGTCAGCTTGCTGTTTATCATAGCCGCGATCCATACAATTTGTTTTTAGTTCGACTCGCTCAAGGCTTAACACATCTTGGAAAAGGGACCCTCACACTGAGTCCTTGGCATTCTGATAGATTCCTGTGCCGTCCAGTTGGATTAGCTGGCCTTCTCATACTGTTAACATCTTGTCTGGATATGAGGATGACATTTATGAGTAGACACGATTACCTGATTTTTTATATTACACCTGCAATTCAACCTCGTCTATTGATGACTTTCGATGAAGACTTGAAACCTTCGCTTGTAACTGTTCGTGTAGGTCAGGCTGTCGATGTTGTTGGTCAGGCAGGAAGGCCGAAAACCATCACAGGATTTCAGACTCATACCACTCCAGTTTTATTATCTCATGGTGAACGTGCGGAACTTGCAACCGATGAATATTTACCTATAACACAGCTTCCTTTAGAGGGTTTCATACTTCTCCGAAAGAATCCTGAATACGaggaaacaaataaataa
- a CDS encoding 26s proteasome regulatory particle subunit,putative: MRCALRLNDMDLIREIFLESGKVKKGSRNYGPAIQRQLAYLLGRQNIVFPDEECLADEDLTEMLWNTRLSEHFLSLGRELDIMDPKLPEDIYKSHLEAVRPTLNAATLDSARANLAASYVNGLVNCGFGKEKLLQETPKEVPWLCKQKEFGKMSTVATLGWVLLWDVDTGLSQLDKYLYSVEDHTRAGGLLGCGVVNCGVKNECDPALALLGSYVDSDKDVLSRAAIIGLGVAYAGSMKAEAVSTLTPVILDTNTAKLQHACLAALSAGLISVGSLDGTVTSTIIQSLLERPASHWSNVFSKFMALGLGLTCLGRQEEVEVILASLEAVSEPMKSMAHMICDFCAYAGSGNVLKIQNLLHILSEKYEEKENTDKASSNTKTKEKKEKSSEARRGGGRGRNRRGGSTRPATTNDHGNGHNTDAPTAMDTTSQANEDTITSKETGVPQPIPMDTSNAEESTPQEDSTFDFHAHQGLAVLGVAIIAMGEEIGLDMAFRMFGHLLRFGELPIKRAVPLALALCYVSNPQLKVLDTLSKFSHDSDAELSHNSIIAMGIVGAGTNNARLAAMLRQLAVYHSRDPYNLFLVRLAQGLTHLGKGTLTLSPWHSDRFLCRPVGLAGLLILLTSCLDMRMTFMSRHDYLIFYITPAIQPRLLMTFDEDLKPSLVTVRVGQAVDVVGQAGRPKTITGFQTHTTPVLLSHGERAELATDEYLPITQLPLEGFILLRKNPEYEETNK, encoded by the exons ATGCGTTGTGctttacgtctaaatgacatgGATTTGATCCGCGAAATATTCTTAGAATCTGGGAAAGTTAAAAAAGGTTCTCGTAATTATGGACCAGCTATCCAACGTCAACTTGCCTATCTTCTTGGTCGACAGAACATTGTATTTCCAGATGAGGAATGTTTAGCAGATGAGGACTTGACAGAAATGCTCTGGAATACCAGGTTATCAGAACACTTCTTGTCACTCGGCCGGGAACTAGACATTATGGATCCAAAG TTACCAGAGGATAtttacaaatctcatttggagGCAGTGAGACCAACTTTAAATGCGGCCACTTTAGACTCAGCACGAGCAAATTTAGCTGCGTCATATGTGAATGGACTTGTAAATTGTGGTTTCGGAAAGGAGAAGCTACTACAAGAGACACCTAAAGAAGTCCCATGGTTATGCAAACAGAAAGAATTCG GTAAAATGAGTACTGTGGCTACGCTCGGTTGGGTACTTTTATGGGATGTTGACACGGGGTTGTCGCAACTTGATAAGTATCTTTATTCTGTGGAGGATCATACTCGTGCTGGTGGGCTTTTAGGTTGTGGAGTTGTCAATTGTGGTGTTAAAAATGAATGTGATCCTGCATTAGCTCTCCTTGGATCTTATGTGGATTCTGACAAAGACGTCCTTTCTCGTGCGGCGATCATTGGTCTCGGTGTAGCTTACGCTGGTTCAATGAAAGCAGAAGCTGTAAGCACTCTCACACCTGTTATCCTGGATACTAATACAGCGAAGCTTCAACATGCTTGTTTGGCAGCACTTTCTGCAGGCCTTATCTCAGTTGGTTCACTTGATGGGACCGTCACGTCCACTATCATTCAAAGTTTATTGGAAAGACCCGCAAGTCATTGGAGCAATGTTTTCAGCAAATTTATGGCACTTGGTTTAGGTCTAACGTGTTTAGGCCGACAGGAGGAAGTTGAAGTCATCCTTGCTTCTTTAGAGGCCGTATCTGAACCTATGAAATCAATGGCTCACATGATCTGTGACTTTTGTGCTTATGCCG GCAGTGGGAATGTACTGAAAATTCAAAATTTACTGCATATCCTCTCTGAAAAGtatgaagaaaaagaaaatactgATAAGGCTTCTTCCAATacaaaaacaaaagagaaaaaggaaaagTCAAGTGAAGCTCGTCGTGGAGGGGGTCGTGGAAGAAATCGTCGTGGTGGGTCAACTAGACCTGCTACTACTAATGACCATGGTAACGGACATAATACAGATGCTCCTACAGCTATGGACACTACTAGTCAAGCAAATGAAGACACCATTACCTCAAAAGAGACAGGTGTTCCCCAACCCATACCTATGGATACGTCCAATGCAGAAGAGTCCACACCACAAGAAGACAGTACATTTGATTTTCATGCTCATCAGGGTCTAGCTGTTTTAGGAGTTGCTATAATTGCTATGGGTGAAGAAATTGGCCTAGATATGGCCTTTCGAATGTTTGGCCATCTT TTAAGATTCGGGGAGCTTCCAATTAAAAGAGCTGTCCCACTAGCTCTTGCATTGTGCTACGTATCGAATCCTCAACTAAAAGTATTGGATACTTTAAGCAAGTTTAGTCATGATTCAGATGCAGAGTTATCACACAATTCTATAATTGCAATGGGTATTGTCGGTGCAG GAACAAATAATGCACGTTTAGCTGCTATGTTACGTCAGCTTGCTGTTTATCATAGCCGCGATCCATACAATTTGTTTTTAGTTCGACTCGCTCAAGGCTTAACACATCTTGGAAAAGGGACCCTCACACTGAGTCCTTGGCATTCTGATAGATTCCTGTGCCGTCCAGTTGGATTAGCTGGCCTTCTCATACTGTTAACATCTTGTCTGGATATGAGGATGACATTTATGAGTAGACACGATTACCTGATTTTTTATATTACACCTGCAATTCAACCTCGTCTATTGATGACTTTCGATGAAGACTTGAAACCTTCGCTTGTAACTGTTCGTGTAGGTCAGGCTGTCGATGTTGTTGGTCAGGCAGGAAGGCCGAAAACCATCACAGGATTTCAGACTCATACCACTCCAGTTTTATTATCTCATGGTGAACGTGCGGAACTTGCAACCGATGAATATTTACCTATAACACAGCTTCCTTTAGAGGGTTTCATACTTCTCCGAAAGAATCCTGAATACGaggaaacaaataaataa